A single Spirochaetaceae bacterium DNA region contains:
- a CDS encoding ABC transporter permease, with amino-acid sequence MYTYLLRRVLLLIPTLLIVSVIVFLSVRLIPGDVIDVMFAQMSVSGRANLPSREALEAALGLDRPLHVQYLAWLGDIVLRGDFGDPLMAIEPVAVLIRQRIGVTLELGAMAIVVSLLVSLPVGIYSAVRQDSVADYLARSLAIILVSVPPFWTGTMVMIYPSVWWGWAPPIELNPLVEDPLGHLAHVLLPAVVLGTALAGLSMRMTRTMMLEVLRADYIRTAWSKGLSERLVVIRHAVKNATIPVLTHVAVQLPIVIGGAVIVEEIFQLPGMGRLLVDAVGRRDYPLVSGINVVFAAVVVLVNLLTDITYSWLDPRVRHE; translated from the coding sequence ATGTACACCTATCTCCTCAGACGCGTCCTCCTGCTGATCCCGACGCTGCTGATCGTAAGCGTCATCGTGTTCCTGTCGGTGCGGCTGATCCCGGGCGACGTGATCGACGTGATGTTCGCGCAGATGTCGGTGAGCGGGCGCGCCAATCTGCCCTCCCGCGAGGCCCTGGAGGCGGCGCTGGGGCTGGACCGCCCGCTGCACGTCCAGTACCTGGCATGGCTCGGCGACATCGTGCTGCGTGGCGACTTCGGCGATCCGCTGATGGCGATCGAGCCGGTGGCGGTGCTGATCCGGCAGCGCATCGGGGTGACCCTGGAACTGGGTGCGATGGCGATCGTCGTGAGCCTCTTGGTGTCGCTGCCGGTCGGCATCTACTCGGCGGTGCGCCAGGACAGCGTGGCGGACTACCTGGCGCGCTCGCTGGCGATCATCCTCGTCTCGGTGCCGCCGTTCTGGACCGGCACCATGGTCATGATCTACCCGTCGGTGTGGTGGGGCTGGGCGCCGCCGATCGAGCTCAACCCGCTGGTGGAGGATCCGCTCGGCCACTTGGCCCACGTGCTGCTGCCGGCGGTGGTCCTGGGCACCGCGCTGGCCGGCCTGAGCATGCGCATGACGCGCACCATGATGCTGGAGGTGCTGCGCGCCGACTACATCCGCACCGCCTGGTCCAAGGGCCTGTCCGAGCGCCTGGTGGTGATCCGGCACGCGGTCAAGAACGCCACCATCCCGGTGCTCACGCACGTGGCGGTGCAGCTTCCGATCGTGATCGGCGGGGCGGTGATCGTGGAGGAGATCTTTCAGCTCCCCGGCATGGGCCGCCTGCTGGTCGACGCGGTGGGGCGGCGCGACTACCCGCTGGTGTCGGGCATCAACGTGGTGTTCGCCGCGGTGGTGGTGCTGGTCAACCTGCTCACCGACATCACCTACTCGTGGCTCGACCCGCGGGTGCGACATGAGTAG
- a CDS encoding ABC transporter permease: MSSSPDPPTGGGARGASHRTTGPRRQGRQAPAAREPAARGTGFVAFVRELLRRKPAGAVFGGIVVLMLFAGIFADQLAPHDVNAVRMTDRLKPPSATYWLGTDQLGRDLFSRLMHGARISVTIGLTATTLSTGLGILIGVPSGFLGGRLDIAVQRVVDAFMAIPGILLLITIMSLVGPGMLQIILIVGTYSGIQASRVIRGAVIGIKENAYLTAAEAIGTSRLKILLRHVLPNVVPPVIILFSTTIGYVILAEASLSFLGFGLPPEIPSWGGMLSDEGRRYMERAPSLAFWPGFCLALVVYCLNMFGDTLRDLLDPRLRGASGRMGGRGISRIAARAARGTGRGERAG, translated from the coding sequence ATGAGTAGCTCCCCAGATCCGCCGACGGGCGGCGGCGCCCGTGGCGCATCCCACCGTACCACGGGACCTCGTCGGCAGGGCCGACAGGCTCCCGCGGCGCGGGAACCGGCGGCGCGCGGCACCGGCTTCGTTGCGTTTGTGCGCGAGTTGCTGCGCCGCAAGCCGGCCGGGGCGGTGTTCGGCGGCATCGTCGTGCTGATGCTGTTCGCCGGCATCTTCGCCGACCAGCTCGCGCCCCACGACGTGAACGCGGTGCGCATGACCGACCGCCTCAAGCCGCCGTCGGCCACCTACTGGCTCGGCACCGACCAGTTGGGGCGCGACCTGTTCAGCCGCCTGATGCACGGGGCGCGCATCTCGGTGACCATCGGCCTGACCGCCACCACGTTGAGCACCGGGCTCGGCATCCTGATCGGCGTGCCCTCCGGCTTCCTCGGTGGCCGGCTCGACATCGCGGTGCAGCGCGTCGTGGATGCGTTCATGGCCATTCCGGGCATACTCCTGCTGATCACCATCATGTCGCTGGTGGGGCCGGGCATGCTGCAGATCATCCTGATCGTCGGCACCTATTCGGGCATCCAGGCCTCGCGCGTGATCCGCGGCGCCGTGATCGGCATCAAGGAGAACGCCTACCTCACCGCCGCCGAGGCGATCGGCACCAGCCGCCTGAAGATCCTGCTGCGCCACGTGCTGCCCAACGTGGTACCGCCGGTGATCATCCTGTTCTCGACCACCATCGGTTACGTGATCCTGGCGGAAGCGTCGCTGAGCTTCCTGGGGTTCGGCCTGCCGCCGGAGATTCCCAGTTGGGGCGGCATGCTCAGCGATGAGGGGCGGCGCTACATGGAACGCGCGCCGAGCCTGGCGTTCTGGCCCGGCTTCTGCCTGGCGCTGGTGGTGTACTGCCTGAACATGTTCGGCGACACCCTGCGCGACCTGCTCGATCCCCGGCTGCGCGGCGCCAGCGGGCGGATGGGCGGCCGTGGCATCAGCCGGATTGCGGCGCGTGCGGCGCGGGGCACCGGCCGCGGGGAGCGCGCGGGATGA